A genomic window from Chlorobium phaeobacteroides DSM 266 includes:
- the lysA gene encoding diaminopimelate decarboxylase → MSERTIFHYSKNTLCCDGQRLDDLADTFGTPLFVTSKKNLITRYNEFEEAFSGLPHFTCYSVKANFNLSVIKTFGELGCGCDVNSGGELYRALQAGVSPEKIIFAGVGKKAEEIAYALRSGVLMLKAESLSELAVIDRIAAESGNVALVAIRINPNVTAETHPYITTGDSKEKFGIDEGELDAVLMLLSELKHVRLAGLDMHIGSQIFDPEYYVAATIKLLAILERVKAQGFAIEYFDIGGGFPVTYDPAKQATPIAQFAEKLIPLLRPAGVKVIFEPGRFLVANASVLLTRILYRKQNHTGKQFFIVDAGMTELIRPALYQSHHEVLAVTRHKESVEADVVGPVCESSDFFARHRTIDDAAEGELLAVMSSGAYAAVMSSNYNGRLRPAEVLVDGQDVRLVRTRETYEQLIQNELL, encoded by the coding sequence GTGAGTGAACGTACTATTTTTCATTACAGCAAGAACACGCTCTGCTGTGATGGTCAGCGGCTTGATGATCTTGCCGATACTTTCGGAACCCCTCTTTTTGTAACCTCGAAAAAAAATCTCATAACCCGGTACAACGAGTTTGAAGAGGCTTTCTCCGGGCTCCCGCATTTTACCTGTTATTCTGTCAAGGCCAATTTCAATCTCAGCGTCATCAAAACGTTCGGGGAGTTGGGTTGCGGGTGCGATGTCAATTCCGGAGGAGAGCTTTACAGGGCGCTGCAGGCAGGAGTTTCCCCTGAAAAGATTATTTTTGCCGGTGTCGGCAAAAAGGCCGAAGAGATAGCCTACGCGCTTCGAAGCGGCGTGCTCATGCTCAAGGCTGAGTCGTTGTCTGAACTCGCAGTGATTGATCGAATTGCCGCAGAGTCAGGCAACGTCGCACTTGTAGCCATTCGTATCAATCCCAACGTTACAGCTGAAACCCATCCCTATATAACCACAGGAGACAGCAAGGAGAAATTCGGAATTGATGAAGGAGAACTTGACGCGGTGCTCATGTTGCTCTCTGAACTCAAACATGTCCGGCTTGCAGGGCTTGACATGCATATCGGATCCCAGATTTTCGATCCGGAATACTATGTTGCGGCAACAATAAAATTGCTTGCGATTTTAGAGCGAGTCAAGGCTCAGGGATTCGCTATTGAGTATTTCGATATCGGCGGCGGGTTTCCCGTTACTTACGATCCGGCTAAGCAGGCAACGCCGATCGCTCAATTCGCCGAAAAACTGATTCCGCTGCTTCGACCTGCCGGCGTGAAGGTGATCTTTGAGCCCGGCAGGTTTCTTGTAGCCAATGCCTCGGTGCTGTTGACGCGAATTCTCTATCGCAAACAGAACCATACGGGCAAACAGTTTTTTATCGTCGATGCGGGAATGACTGAGCTTATCCGTCCGGCACTCTATCAGTCGCATCATGAAGTACTCGCCGTTACCCGTCACAAGGAGAGCGTTGAAGCGGATGTTGTTGGTCCGGTTTGTGAATCGAGCGACTTTTTTGCCCGGCACCGAACCATAGACGACGCAGCGGAGGGTGAGTTGCTTGCCGTCATGTCTTCAGGCGCCTATGCGGCCGTTATGAGCAGCAATTATAATGGACGGCTTCGTCCTGCCGAAGTTCTTGTTGATGGCCAGGATGTTCGGCTTGTGCGCACCCGCGAAACCTACGAGCAGCTTATCCAGAACGAACTGCTCTGA
- a CDS encoding ComEC/Rec2 family competence protein — protein MSAIFAPYPALRLLLQVIAGILCGTLLLVPLEAWLACSLFFFILLSCALFYEFIGRKGSFPLSLTAIGYFFFVVVAFAAYSDYLVHYQSKAGLLRYSGKEVILYGRVADRPERTEKGVKWTMEAEELFFEGRTITLHERLKVFMRAPAGEKIRMAYGDRIRVKGQIAAIPGAANRGEFDPRYYAMLQQVRVQLYCHGPWMVLHDGRNTLSVFERFVVQPVYAYVVRSVETLIPPGEERKLVRGVLLGEKEVLTEEVFDAFKRTGTAHVLAVSGFNVALLALGIHVCLQRVKVTAQGRWISFLLIAFILLVFSYVTGNSASVKRAAIMSVVLLGGETLGRKAFAVNSLAASDVIILFIDPLDLFNPGFLMTNAAVLAILLVYPLFYGSDKEEEGVWRRIWRFLLSSFFVSLAAIIGVSPVIAYYFGTFSLVSLVANLPVVLFSTLLMYALMPMLLVNLVSGYLASYFAMSGYLFAWLTLQSALFFSKLPFASIELKPDMIEVAIYYTVLTVAAWYLYKKTWGRLAITLLLGLNLFFWYSFLSAGEQGRGVVTVNLGKNLAVLFSTHGETVVIDTGTRSRDVERVMRQVSEYRLAEPVAAVQFFSPDSLVGMVPVKRHLRQQENSLALASMVIVRPEEKVLKLWSRERSLLLISGTSRLKEEELYKADVVLLWVYRFAEKQRREISSWLNYARPIKCIIVPGSFLTLRQKEDLIRFAAAHPELEIRSKARQIVIR, from the coding sequence ATGTCGGCAATTTTCGCTCCATATCCTGCACTCAGGCTTCTGTTACAGGTTATAGCAGGTATTCTTTGCGGAACGCTGCTTCTTGTGCCGCTTGAGGCGTGGCTTGCTTGCTCACTTTTCTTTTTTATTCTGCTTTCCTGCGCTCTTTTTTACGAGTTTATTGGACGTAAAGGTTCGTTTCCACTATCGTTGACGGCGATCGGGTATTTTTTTTTCGTGGTTGTTGCTTTTGCGGCCTATAGCGACTATCTGGTACACTATCAGTCCAAAGCCGGACTTTTACGTTACAGCGGAAAAGAGGTGATTCTCTACGGGCGGGTTGCCGACAGGCCGGAACGTACCGAAAAGGGAGTCAAGTGGACGATGGAGGCAGAAGAGCTGTTTTTTGAAGGCCGGACAATCACACTTCATGAGCGGCTCAAGGTGTTTATGAGGGCACCGGCGGGCGAAAAGATCCGAATGGCTTATGGCGACAGGATTCGCGTGAAGGGACAGATTGCCGCGATTCCCGGTGCTGCAAACCGTGGAGAATTCGATCCCCGATACTATGCGATGCTTCAGCAGGTCAGGGTGCAGCTATACTGTCACGGTCCATGGATGGTGTTGCATGATGGCCGGAACACTCTGAGTGTGTTTGAACGCTTTGTGGTGCAGCCGGTTTATGCCTATGTTGTCCGGAGCGTTGAAACGCTGATTCCGCCGGGCGAAGAGCGCAAGCTTGTCAGGGGCGTGCTGCTCGGAGAAAAGGAGGTGCTGACCGAAGAGGTTTTCGACGCCTTCAAACGAACCGGCACAGCGCATGTGCTTGCTGTTTCGGGCTTCAACGTCGCGCTTCTCGCACTCGGCATTCACGTCTGTCTGCAGCGCGTCAAGGTGACAGCTCAGGGCCGATGGATCTCTTTTCTTCTGATTGCCTTTATTCTGCTCGTTTTCAGCTATGTCACCGGCAATTCCGCATCGGTAAAACGTGCGGCCATCATGTCGGTCGTGCTCCTCGGTGGCGAGACGCTCGGGAGAAAAGCCTTTGCGGTCAACTCACTTGCCGCATCCGATGTGATTATTCTGTTTATTGACCCGCTTGACCTGTTCAATCCCGGTTTTCTGATGACCAACGCCGCGGTTCTTGCCATTCTGCTGGTCTATCCGCTTTTTTACGGATCGGATAAGGAGGAAGAGGGCGTATGGCGCAGGATATGGAGATTTCTGCTCAGCAGTTTTTTTGTCAGTCTTGCCGCCATCATCGGGGTTTCTCCCGTTATAGCCTATTACTTCGGTACCTTTTCACTTGTCAGTCTTGTCGCCAATCTGCCGGTCGTTCTCTTTTCAACGCTCCTGATGTATGCCCTGATGCCGATGCTGCTTGTAAACCTCGTTTCAGGGTATCTCGCCTCATATTTTGCCATGAGCGGCTATCTTTTTGCCTGGTTGACTCTCCAGTCTGCTCTTTTTTTCAGCAAGCTCCCGTTTGCCTCGATAGAACTTAAACCCGATATGATCGAAGTGGCGATCTACTATACTGTACTGACGGTTGCAGCATGGTATCTGTACAAAAAAACATGGGGCAGGCTTGCCATTACCCTGCTTCTTGGTCTCAATCTGTTTTTCTGGTACTCTTTTCTCTCCGCCGGGGAACAGGGCAGGGGAGTGGTGACGGTGAATCTTGGAAAAAATCTTGCCGTTCTCTTTTCGACGCATGGCGAGACGGTGGTGATCGATACCGGAACCCGATCACGCGACGTTGAACGAGTGATGCGCCAGGTCAGTGAGTACAGGTTGGCCGAGCCTGTGGCAGCGGTACAGTTTTTTTCGCCGGATTCACTTGTCGGGATGGTGCCGGTAAAGCGCCATCTTCGGCAGCAGGAGAACTCCCTTGCGCTTGCCTCCATGGTGATCGTGCGTCCGGAGGAGAAGGTGCTGAAACTCTGGAGCAGAGAGCGCTCGCTGCTTCTGATCTCCGGCACCAGCCGATTGAAAGAGGAGGAACTCTACAAAGCCGATGTGGTGCTGCTCTGGGTTTACCGGTTTGCCGAAAAACAGCGGCGGGAAATTTCTTCATGGCTGAACTATGCTCGTCCAATAAAGTGCATCATCGTTCCAGGCTCGTTTCTCACCCTTCGACAGAAAGAGGATCTCATCCGTTTTGCCGCAGCTCATCCCGAACTCGAAATCCGTTCCAAAGCCCGACAGATCGTGATTCGCTGA
- a CDS encoding OsmC family protein, translating into MHVAVSFNGKLPLVGLNDKGQKTFFDATMDFTAPARYASPMDTVLEALGACSMMDSIAILKKMRKELTSFEADIVAERAEEHPKVFTAIHIRYRLTSPDCTLVELQKATGLSMEKYCSVAAMLRASGCAVTWSSEII; encoded by the coding sequence ATGCATGTCGCCGTTTCCTTTAATGGAAAACTCCCGCTGGTCGGCCTGAATGACAAAGGGCAAAAGACCTTTTTCGACGCAACAATGGATTTTACCGCTCCCGCCAGGTACGCCTCGCCGATGGATACGGTGCTTGAGGCGCTTGGGGCCTGTTCCATGATGGACAGTATCGCCATACTCAAGAAAATGAGAAAGGAACTGACCTCGTTCGAGGCCGATATCGTGGCCGAAAGAGCGGAGGAGCATCCGAAGGTTTTCACGGCGATTCATATCAGGTATCGGCTTACAAGCCCCGACTGCACCCTTGTTGAACTTCAGAAAGCCACCGGCCTCTCAATGGAGAAGTATTGCAGCGTAGCGGCCATGCTCAGGGCCTCGGGATGTGCAGTTACATGGAGTTCTGAAATTATTTAA
- a CDS encoding CPXCG motif-containing cysteine-rich protein, whose protein sequence is MNIVETVSVQCPYCGEIVEMQIDCSEGDQEYIEDCEVCCHPLSVIVTVGDSRVPTVMVLGEDQ, encoded by the coding sequence ATGAATATCGTTGAAACGGTCTCGGTTCAATGTCCCTATTGCGGCGAGATAGTGGAAATGCAGATTGACTGTTCAGAAGGAGATCAGGAGTATATTGAAGATTGCGAGGTATGCTGCCATCCGCTCTCTGTTATTGTTACCGTTGGCGACTCCCGGGTTCCAACAGTGATGGTTCTCGGCGAAGACCAGTAG
- the metF gene encoding methylenetetrahydrofolate reductase [NAD(P)H], with protein sequence MLVREILNSTSEPVFSFEFFPPKKEEEWNTLFATIASLTSLNPSYVSVTYGAGGSTRSKTHDLVTRIQKETGITVVSHLTCVCSDREETSSILENYLENGINNVLALRGDKPQGVATLAEAIKDFEHAADLIRFIKIRFPAIGIGVAGFPEGHPETPNRLKEIDYLKEKIDAGADYIVTQLFFDNRDYFDYVERCAIAGITVPIIAGIMPVSTKKGMIRMSELALGARIPAPLLKQVLESDSDRDVAEIGIDWATRQVQELIDQQCKGIHFYTLNLADATLKIFRNIRQ encoded by the coding sequence ATGCTTGTCCGCGAGATCCTGAACTCCACCAGTGAACCTGTTTTCAGTTTTGAATTTTTTCCGCCTAAAAAAGAGGAGGAGTGGAATACCCTTTTTGCAACCATTGCGAGCCTGACCTCTCTCAACCCCTCCTATGTGAGCGTTACCTACGGAGCCGGTGGATCAACCCGTTCAAAAACGCATGACCTCGTCACAAGAATTCAGAAAGAGACCGGCATTACCGTTGTTTCCCATCTAACCTGCGTCTGTTCGGACAGGGAGGAAACAAGCTCCATTCTTGAAAACTATCTTGAAAACGGCATCAACAACGTCCTTGCGCTTCGCGGCGACAAGCCTCAGGGAGTAGCGACTCTTGCCGAAGCCATCAAGGATTTTGAGCATGCCGCAGACCTTATCCGGTTTATCAAAATCCGATTCCCGGCAATCGGAATCGGTGTGGCAGGATTTCCTGAAGGTCATCCTGAAACACCAAACAGGCTTAAGGAGATCGATTATCTCAAAGAGAAAATCGATGCGGGAGCAGACTATATCGTCACGCAGCTCTTTTTCGATAACAGGGATTATTTCGATTATGTTGAACGCTGCGCCATTGCCGGCATTACTGTACCGATCATTGCGGGTATCATGCCCGTTTCAACAAAAAAAGGGATGATTCGCATGTCGGAGCTTGCCCTTGGCGCAAGAATTCCGGCCCCTCTCCTCAAGCAGGTTCTCGAAAGCGACAGCGACAGGGATGTTGCTGAAATCGGCATTGACTGGGCCACCCGGCAGGTTCAGGAGCTGATCGACCAGCAGTGCAAAGGCATCCACTTCTACACCCTGAACCTCGCCGACGCCACACTGAAAATCTTCAGGAACATCAGACAATAA
- a CDS encoding zinc ribbon domain-containing protein: MDHTKINLLVRLQYLDNLMENIVSLQKGLPEEINALEEDLAFTKRQIEARKKVADEHTKKKLHLLEAISECKHKILTFKEKQTLARNNKEYDALSKQIEYEEKEIAQGEIQLQDIAHAEQRTLETHQKGRQLINENRYDEIAEDMIPDDVLKQQLEDLTRQVELKKDELNGIVIETADDVETLKVKISDQRRHIEKEAHRLIDKYDHLRSGTLQNAVVKLNRNACSGCNTRVPTNRHTMIVQGGFYLCESCGRIVVHERLFDEAAD; the protein is encoded by the coding sequence GTGGATCATACAAAAATCAACCTTCTTGTCAGGCTTCAGTACCTTGACAATTTGATGGAAAACATCGTCAGTCTTCAGAAAGGTCTGCCCGAAGAGATAAATGCACTTGAAGAAGACCTTGCTTTTACCAAACGCCAGATTGAAGCAAGAAAAAAAGTCGCTGATGAGCACACCAAAAAGAAGCTCCATCTTCTTGAAGCCATTAGTGAGTGTAAGCACAAAATCCTCACATTCAAGGAAAAGCAGACCCTTGCCCGCAACAACAAGGAGTACGATGCTCTCTCAAAGCAGATCGAGTATGAAGAAAAAGAGATCGCTCAGGGAGAAATACAGCTTCAGGATATTGCCCATGCCGAACAGCGTACTCTGGAAACACATCAGAAGGGTCGCCAGCTTATCAACGAGAACCGTTACGATGAGATTGCAGAAGATATGATTCCTGATGATGTCCTCAAGCAGCAACTTGAAGATCTCACCAGACAGGTTGAGCTGAAAAAAGATGAACTGAACGGCATCGTCATTGAAACTGCTGATGACGTAGAGACCTTGAAGGTAAAAATAAGCGACCAGCGACGCCATATTGAAAAAGAAGCCCACCGACTGATTGATAAATATGATCATCTCAGAAGCGGAACTCTTCAGAATGCCGTTGTCAAACTCAACAGAAATGCCTGCTCAGGATGCAATACAAGAGTACCGACCAACCGTCACACCATGATTGTGCAGGGAGGATTCTATCTTTGTGAGTCATGCGGGCGAATTGTGGTGCATGAACGACTTTTTGACGAAGCTGCCGACTGA
- the rpmG gene encoding 50S ribosomal protein L33: protein MAKGKENRIVITLECTEAKKEGKTVSRYTTTKNKKNTTERLLLKKYNPNLQRHTIHKEIK, encoded by the coding sequence ATGGCTAAAGGAAAAGAAAACAGAATTGTTATCACACTTGAGTGTACCGAAGCAAAAAAAGAAGGCAAAACGGTTTCACGATACACGACAACAAAAAACAAGAAGAACACCACCGAGCGGCTTCTGCTGAAGAAGTACAATCCGAATCTCCAGCGCCATACGATTCATAAAGAGATCAAGTAG
- the trxA gene encoding thioredoxin, which produces MAQSLDDLIKTSQLPVFVDFWAEWCAPCRSVAPVVKQLAQEFNGRLTVVKVNVDKQPDAASRHQVQSIPALMLFHRGELKWRTAGAISYPQLKAEVMKVLGA; this is translated from the coding sequence ATGGCTCAGTCACTTGATGATCTTATAAAAACAAGCCAGCTTCCCGTTTTTGTGGATTTCTGGGCGGAATGGTGCGCTCCCTGCCGGAGCGTAGCCCCTGTGGTCAAACAGCTTGCACAGGAATTCAACGGACGATTGACGGTTGTAAAGGTGAATGTCGATAAACAACCCGATGCAGCATCCCGACACCAGGTGCAGAGCATCCCTGCGCTCATGCTGTTTCATCGGGGAGAGCTGAAATGGCGTACCGCCGGCGCCATCTCCTATCCGCAACTGAAAGCTGAGGTGATGAAGGTGCTTGGTGCATGA